In Vitis vinifera cultivar Pinot Noir 40024 chromosome 17, ASM3070453v1, one genomic interval encodes:
- the LOC104882437 gene encoding tubulin beta-3 chain, with translation MAKCDPRHVRYVACCLMYRGDVVPKDVNVDVATIKTRRIIQFVDWCPTGFKSSISYQPPTVVPGVDLPLHAKNTLSGQESLQMQYLRCPNSVLGLPNSNYMFLRHKYSHFNLFQLEKELLNGISSVMEYEHCEIASVRVLQVHEASCEPRDTLFCSSLLFQLHISTP, from the coding sequence ATGGCCAAATGTGACCCACGCCATGTCAGGTACGTGGCATGCTGCCTGATGTACCGAGGTGATGTGGTGCCCAAGGACGTGAATGTAGATGTAGCCACCATCAAGACAAGGCGCATTATCCAGTTTGTTGATTGGTGCCCCACTGGATTCAAGAGCAGCATCAGCTACCAGCCACCAACTGTTGTCCCAGGGGTGGACCTTCCTTTGCATGCGAAAAATACATTAAGTGGCCAAGAATCCTTACAAATGCAGTACCTCAGGTGCCCCAACAGCGTTTTGGGTTTACCAAACAGCAACTATATGTTCTTAAGGCACAAATACTCGCAtttcaacctttttcaactcgAGAAGGAGCTCCTGAATGGGATTTCGAGTGTGATGGAATATGAGCATTGTGAAATAGCGTCAGTTCGTGTGCTGCAAGTGCATGAAGCATCATGTGAACCACGGGATACCCTGTTCTGCAGCAGCCTCCTCTTCCAGCTACACATATCAACTCCATGA